Proteins encoded together in one Bacteroidota bacterium window:
- a CDS encoding CotH kinase family protein produces the protein MKAKKLLGLIIVYLLFTNMLFAQVFPSGNMQTALPDYQSMLFKISVSGLSSQTDASFGLESVCIDIQHPNINDLVVKLISPDNIETLLVGYYIGTNYTGTCFNGSAPNMISEGTAPFTGYYRPEEDLGKNNYYKNPNGNWKLQIIDTKQGNSGTINNWSLTFSNNPAKPFVESELPIMVINTKGQFIAREKRIVVDVGIISNGDQQINRLSDPWNHYSGLGSIRYRGRSSMMFPKKGYAFDTETINGENLEVPLLGMPANNKWVLYASYNDKTLLRNVFSYELFEKMGHYSVRSRYVVLIINGNYMGVYVLTEKIKRGKEQVPISKLAPEDIAGDDLTGGYIISIDKKSSNRDGWSSNFPSNSKNQPVFFQYEYPKQKNIQQVQKDYIRAYFNEFENTLMASHFKDPFIGYRKYIDVRSFYDNFIINELSKDIDGYRISTYFYKDKDSEGGKIINGPVWDFDLAWYNSNYGGGDQVAGWQYQFGWSWQAPPPGEETFPTPFWWRKFMEDPVFVNELNCRYQNLRLKELSIDNLYKMIDKTAAEIKKEREKNFQYWPIMGKWVYSNVTPVAKTYEEEVQRMKDWIKNRMAWIDTNIPGGCADVGLKSQDLKVSSFSAFPNPCTDNLTLNYYISNSANVKIEIINSLGITVVQILNEQQNSGLYSEKIDAHSLAKGIYLVKLTTDNTIYHQKIIKN, from the coding sequence ATGAAAGCTAAAAAATTACTGGGATTAATAATTGTATACCTGCTCTTTACAAACATGCTTTTTGCCCAAGTATTTCCCTCTGGAAATATGCAAACAGCTCTACCTGATTATCAATCCATGTTATTTAAAATTTCAGTTTCTGGACTTTCCTCACAAACTGATGCTTCCTTTGGTTTGGAATCAGTTTGTATTGATATTCAACATCCGAATATTAATGATCTTGTTGTTAAGCTTATTTCACCTGACAATATTGAGACTTTACTTGTTGGATATTACATTGGAACAAATTATACGGGCACCTGTTTTAATGGGAGTGCTCCAAATATGATAAGCGAAGGAACTGCACCTTTTACTGGTTATTATAGGCCAGAGGAGGATTTGGGAAAGAACAATTACTATAAAAACCCTAACGGAAATTGGAAATTGCAAATCATTGATACAAAACAGGGAAATTCAGGTACAATAAACAACTGGAGCCTTACTTTTAGTAATAATCCAGCTAAACCATTTGTTGAATCTGAACTTCCAATAATGGTAATTAACACAAAAGGGCAATTTATTGCCAGGGAAAAAAGAATTGTTGTAGATGTGGGTATTATTTCAAACGGGGATCAGCAGATAAATCGATTATCCGATCCCTGGAACCATTATAGCGGGTTGGGAAGTATACGATACCGAGGAAGAAGCTCCATGATGTTTCCTAAAAAAGGATATGCCTTTGATACAGAAACTATAAATGGAGAAAATCTTGAAGTTCCACTTCTGGGTATGCCTGCAAACAATAAATGGGTGCTTTATGCCTCCTATAATGATAAAACTTTATTAAGAAATGTATTCTCTTATGAGCTTTTTGAAAAAATGGGTCATTATTCTGTACGATCAAGATATGTAGTATTAATTATTAATGGTAATTACATGGGAGTTTATGTTCTGACTGAAAAAATTAAACGAGGAAAGGAACAGGTACCCATTTCAAAATTAGCTCCAGAGGATATTGCTGGTGATGACCTTACTGGAGGATATATAATTTCCATTGACAAAAAAAGCAGCAACAGAGATGGCTGGAGTAGCAATTTTCCGTCAAACTCAAAGAATCAACCTGTTTTTTTTCAATATGAATATCCAAAGCAAAAAAATATACAACAAGTTCAAAAAGATTATATTAGAGCTTACTTTAATGAATTTGAAAATACGCTAATGGCATCTCATTTTAAAGATCCGTTCATTGGATACCGGAAATACATTGATGTTAGGTCTTTCTATGATAATTTTATCATAAATGAATTATCTAAAGATATAGATGGCTATCGAATAAGCACTTATTTTTATAAAGACAAGGATAGCGAAGGTGGAAAAATAATAAATGGACCAGTTTGGGATTTTGATCTTGCCTGGTATAATTCAAATTATGGGGGGGGGGATCAAGTTGCTGGCTGGCAATACCAGTTTGGTTGGAGTTGGCAGGCTCCTCCACCAGGAGAAGAAACATTTCCAACGCCTTTTTGGTGGCGAAAATTTATGGAAGATCCTGTTTTTGTAAATGAATTAAACTGCCGCTACCAAAATCTCAGACTCAAAGAGCTCTCAATTGATAATTTATATAAAATGATTGATAAAACTGCTGCTGAAATAAAAAAGGAGAGAGAAAAAAATTTTCAGTATTGGCCAATTATGGGAAAATGGGTTTATTCAAATGTAACACCTGTTGCCAAAACTTATGAGGAGGAAGTTCAAAGAATGAAAGATTGGATAAAAAACAGAATGGCCTGGATTGACACCAATATTCCCGGGGGATGTGCTGATGTTGGATTGAAAAGTCAAGATCTAAAGGTTTCATCCTTTTCAGCATTTCCTAATCCTTGTACCGATAATTTAACATTGAATTATTATATTTCAAATTCTGCCAATGTGAAAATTGAAATAATAAATTCACTTGGAATTACTGTTGTACAAATACTAAATGAACAACAAAATTCAGGTCTTTATTCTGAAAAAATAGATGCACATTCCCTGGCAAAAGGAATTTATTTAGTCAAACTTACAACTGACAATACAATTTACCATCAAAAGATAATAAAAAACTAA
- the dnaA gene encoding chromosomal replication initiator protein DnaA: protein MEEKTCEKIWNNCLSIIKDNVNLQSYKTWFEPIKPVKLVSKVLTIQVPSQFFYEWLEEHYITLLKKTIKKELGTEGRLEYSIVMENSYNNTKPHTVVFPTSGNKSIKNPPVSMPIDIGIRNPFIIPGLKKINVESQLNVNYSFDNFIEGDCNRLARSAGFAVANKPGGTSFNPLLIYGSVGLGKTHLAHAIGLQIKNNFPNKTVLYVSSEKFTHQFIDAVRNNSQNDFVHFYQMIDVLIIDDVQFFAGKEKTQDVFFHIFNHLHQSGKQLVLTSDKPPVEMQGLEQRLLSRFKWGLSADLQAPELETRIAILEKKMYADGIVLPKDVVEYLAYNITANIRELEGALISLIAQSSMNKKAITIELAKQMIDKFVKNTVREVSIDYIQKIVCDYFNLPIELMKSKTRKREVVQARQIAMFFSKCMTKSSLATIGMHCGGKDHATVLHACKTVNNLMETDKRFKIYVDELEKKINLQ from the coding sequence ATGGAAGAAAAAACATGTGAGAAAATCTGGAATAATTGCCTGAGTATAATTAAGGATAATGTGAATCTTCAAAGTTATAAAACATGGTTTGAGCCAATTAAACCAGTTAAATTAGTTAGTAAGGTACTTACAATCCAGGTACCCAGTCAATTTTTTTATGAATGGCTTGAAGAACATTACATTACTTTACTTAAAAAGACAATTAAAAAGGAATTAGGTACCGAAGGTCGTTTAGAATATAGTATTGTTATGGAAAATTCCTATAATAATACTAAACCTCATACTGTAGTTTTTCCAACATCAGGAAACAAGTCAATTAAGAACCCGCCAGTTTCAATGCCTATAGATATTGGAATCCGAAATCCATTCATTATTCCGGGCTTAAAGAAGATAAATGTAGAATCACAACTGAATGTTAATTATTCTTTTGATAATTTTATTGAAGGCGATTGCAATCGTCTTGCGCGTTCTGCAGGATTTGCAGTAGCCAATAAGCCAGGAGGTACTTCCTTTAATCCTCTTTTAATTTATGGTTCAGTTGGTTTGGGTAAAACCCATCTTGCACATGCCATTGGTCTTCAAATAAAAAATAATTTTCCAAATAAGACTGTACTTTATGTTTCTTCTGAGAAATTTACCCATCAGTTTATTGATGCTGTAAGAAATAATTCACAGAATGACTTTGTACATTTCTATCAAATGATAGATGTACTTATAATAGATGATGTGCAATTTTTTGCTGGTAAAGAAAAAACACAGGATGTTTTCTTCCATATTTTCAACCACTTGCACCAGTCAGGAAAGCAACTTGTACTTACCTCTGATAAACCTCCAGTAGAAATGCAAGGTCTGGAACAGCGTTTATTATCCAGGTTTAAATGGGGCCTGTCAGCAGATTTGCAAGCACCAGAACTTGAAACAAGAATAGCTATATTAGAGAAAAAAATGTATGCTGATGGAATCGTTCTTCCAAAAGATGTAGTTGAATACCTGGCTTATAACATTACAGCGAATATACGTGAACTTGAAGGAGCTCTGATTTCCCTTATTGCTCAATCATCAATGAATAAAAAGGCAATTACAATTGAACTTGCCAAACAGATGATTGACAAATTCGTAAAAAATACCGTAAGAGAAGTTTCCATTGATTATATTCAGAAAATTGTTTGTGATTATTTTAATCTTCCCATTGAATTAATGAAATCCAAAACAAGAAAAAGAGAAGTAGTTCAAGCCAGGCAAATTGCAATGTTCTTTTCCAAATGCATGACTAAATCATCACTTGCAACAATAGGAATGCATTGCGGTGGAAAGGATCACGCAACTGTTCTTCATGCTTGCAAAACAGTAAATAACCTTATGGAAACGGATAAAAGGTTTAAAATTTATGTTGATGAACTTGAAAAGAAAATCAACCTTCAATAA
- a CDS encoding M20/M25/M40 family metallo-hydrolase — protein MHLLKELCAIRAASGDEAVMTEFLINYISKEQKNWSVKPQIFSGEHFQDCIVLVFGKPRTAIFAHMDSIGFNVRYGTEIVKIGGPKAKNDYELVGSDSLGEINCTLSVNKENNSLHYLFKREIDRGTILTFKPNFRENEEYVQSPYLDNRLGLWSTLKVAQTLKDGIIVFSTYEEHGGGSVEFLTRFIYEKFDVKQALISDITWITSGVEHGKGVAISMRDSGIPRRSYLNRIINAAKNSKIPFQLEAEDAGGSDGNAIQHSPYPIDWCFVGAPEDNVHSPDEKVDKKDIESMVKLYEVLMKEL, from the coding sequence ATGCATTTATTAAAGGAACTTTGTGCAATTAGAGCTGCCTCTGGTGACGAAGCAGTTATGACTGAATTTCTCATTAATTATATTAGTAAAGAACAAAAAAACTGGAGTGTTAAGCCACAAATCTTTTCAGGAGAGCATTTCCAGGATTGTATTGTTTTAGTTTTCGGGAAACCAAGAACTGCTATTTTCGCCCATATGGATTCTATTGGATTTAATGTTAGGTATGGAACGGAAATAGTGAAAATTGGAGGGCCAAAAGCAAAAAATGATTATGAACTAGTAGGTAGCGATAGTTTAGGTGAAATAAATTGCACCCTTAGTGTTAACAAAGAGAATAATTCGCTCCATTATCTTTTTAAAAGAGAAATTGATAGAGGAACCATTTTAACCTTTAAACCCAATTTCAGGGAAAATGAAGAATATGTACAATCCCCCTATTTAGACAATAGACTAGGTTTATGGAGTACATTAAAAGTAGCCCAAACTTTGAAGGACGGAATAATAGTATTTTCTACTTATGAAGAACATGGTGGAGGAAGTGTTGAATTTCTTACACGATTTATTTATGAAAAATTCGATGTTAAACAAGCTCTTATTTCTGATATAACCTGGATTACGAGTGGAGTTGAACATGGAAAGGGAGTTGCTATATCCATGCGTGATTCAGGAATTCCCCGCCGGTCCTATTTAAACAGAATAATAAATGCTGCAAAAAACAGCAAAATACCCTTTCAGTTAGAAGCGGAAGACGCAGGGGGAAGTGATGGAAATGCCATTCAACATAGCCCCTATCCTATTGACTGGTGCTTTGTTGGGGCACCTGAGGATAATGTGCATTCCCCGGATGAAAAAGTAGATAAAAAAGATATTGAAAGCATGGTTAAGCTTTATGAAGTGTTAATGAAGGAGCTTTAA
- a CDS encoding T9SS type A sorting domain-containing protein: MNRFLNYSNFPNNVLKPAIIAALLLVFFQSQGQKNTNQFQKSFKDEDFGKSYYHFNQSIISLHQQNVKNYLLKNFPHLDRAGSTIICESSIESPGAWHFTFIQEFKGNEIYGSQIKIGINKKGKILSIFDNSFTIHTALPEVFPPKEVLDSLFSFRAAIEYRINQVYFPLGSTFIAALKLQLADEQGNVMEFIVDEFGKIIYSKDLNMYMYHRSQDSVVMAGVFLPNPLISAAVTYAPPYIDDNNSDIAQLNAEIIHTTMKVKYDAGTFTLESPWAKITEHSSPVTSIASNTIPEFIYTRSQSEFEDVNAYYHINEYQKYIQSLGFTNLANYQIHIDAHALNGADQSSFSPFFTVPQLNFGEGGVDDAEDAHVIIHEYGHAIMHSAAPNTNNGNERQALDEAIGDYFAVSYSKAINPFDWQKVFSWDGHNSFWNGRNAASTKIYPQDLSGSYHLNGEIWSSVLMQINNAIGRELTDQILLQSAYSYASNMKMPDAAILFLQANELLNQGENFNLICNFFNQRGLYICNTDNIEKVNINPLSVEILNSDGFAKGIADATIRFPFSLDAKMEIFDSTGKIIRSIKISNSTSITLSSKDYNQGIYFLKFQSNYTIPVIKLIKFQH; encoded by the coding sequence GTGAACAGATTCCTTAACTATTCGAATTTCCCCAATAATGTTCTGAAACCTGCAATAATAGCAGCATTATTATTAGTATTTTTTCAATCCCAGGGACAAAAAAATACTAATCAATTCCAAAAATCCTTTAAGGATGAGGATTTTGGGAAATCCTACTATCATTTTAATCAATCCATTATATCACTTCATCAACAAAATGTTAAAAATTACCTGCTAAAGAATTTTCCCCATCTTGATAGAGCAGGTTCAACAATAATATGCGAGAGTAGTATAGAAAGCCCTGGTGCATGGCATTTTACTTTTATCCAGGAATTCAAAGGAAATGAAATTTATGGTTCACAAATAAAAATCGGTATAAACAAAAAAGGAAAAATATTATCCATATTTGATAATTCCTTTACGATTCATACCGCTCTTCCTGAAGTTTTTCCTCCAAAAGAAGTATTAGACAGCTTATTTTCCTTTAGAGCAGCAATTGAATACCGTATAAATCAGGTTTATTTCCCTTTAGGAAGTACTTTTATTGCTGCATTAAAGCTACAATTAGCTGATGAACAAGGCAATGTAATGGAATTCATTGTAGATGAATTTGGAAAAATTATTTATTCAAAGGATCTAAACATGTATATGTATCATCGCAGTCAGGATTCTGTTGTAATGGCAGGCGTATTTCTTCCAAACCCTTTGATTTCAGCAGCCGTAACATATGCCCCCCCTTATATAGATGATAATAATAGTGATATTGCCCAATTAAATGCCGAAATTATTCATACAACCATGAAAGTGAAATATGACGCTGGTACTTTTACTCTTGAGAGTCCTTGGGCTAAAATCACTGAACATTCATCCCCTGTAACCTCTATAGCATCAAATACAATCCCGGAATTTATATACACCCGTTCACAAAGTGAGTTTGAGGATGTAAATGCCTATTATCATATTAATGAATACCAGAAATATATCCAATCATTAGGGTTTACTAACCTTGCAAATTACCAAATACATATTGATGCGCATGCACTCAATGGTGCTGATCAATCCAGTTTTTCCCCATTTTTCACGGTTCCACAATTAAATTTTGGTGAAGGGGGAGTTGATGATGCTGAAGACGCACATGTTATTATTCATGAATATGGCCATGCCATAATGCATAGTGCGGCTCCCAATACAAACAATGGAAACGAAAGACAGGCATTGGATGAGGCTATTGGCGATTATTTTGCTGTTTCTTATTCCAAGGCTATAAATCCATTTGATTGGCAAAAGGTTTTTTCTTGGGATGGGCACAATAGTTTCTGGAATGGAAGAAATGCTGCTTCCACAAAAATATATCCCCAGGATCTTTCGGGATCCTATCATTTGAATGGTGAAATTTGGTCTTCTGTTTTAATGCAAATAAACAATGCTATAGGGCGTGAATTAACAGATCAAATACTTTTGCAGTCCGCTTATAGTTATGCATCAAACATGAAAATGCCCGATGCAGCAATATTGTTTTTACAAGCAAATGAACTTTTAAATCAAGGAGAAAATTTCAATTTGATTTGCAATTTTTTCAACCAAAGAGGATTATATATATGCAATACTGATAATATTGAAAAAGTAAACATTAATCCATTAAGTGTTGAAATTTTAAATTCAGATGGATTTGCCAAAGGCATAGCTGATGCTACTATTCGCTTTCCTTTTTCCTTAGATGCAAAAATGGAAATTTTTGATTCAACCGGAAAAATTATACGGTCGATAAAGATTAGCAATTCCACTTCAATAACTCTTTCCTCAAAAGATTATAATCAAGGTATTTATTTTTTAAAATTCCAAAGCAATTATACTATTCCAGTTATTAAATTAATTAAATTTCAACACTAA
- the ligD gene encoding DNA ligase D — protein sequence MTLEKYKEKRKFNKTTEPKGEKKIAAKEVLSFVVHKHAASHLHYDFRLQIQGVLKSWAVPKGPSMDPNEKRLAIIVEDHPFEYKDFEGIIPEGNYGAGEVLIWDQGHFYINNDLPKKENENLFIKGFSKGRISFYLKGKKLKGKFSLIKIGKRGENAWMLVKAKDEFSGTDILSLDKSVRSGKKIEDIAKVNKQKLEKKIRKNKSVKPAILLSSHIQKTSAPFNSSKRKKATKITIPPENCLPMLASSVEQAFNNEDWIFEIKWDGYRAMAAIQKGKIRLYSRNKKSFNQKFPSIKNALETIQDNAVIDGEIVALDKHGMPSFQLLQNYNDTELNLVYYVFDILWLNGEDLRNLPLIERKKILKQVIDTVKHNQISFSDHIEEDGVFFFNEVEEKGMEGIIAKKKQGKYYSGKRTSEWLKIKTHLRQEVIICGYTAPRKSRKHFGSLILGLYENGELKYAGHSGGGFDEKSLKTIKEKLDKITTDVSPFNQVPKTNTKATWVKPMLVGEVKFTEWTKQGQMRHPVFLGLREDKTASDVEKEKEIQMKAIIKNKKKKDNTINKTATASRKSINKEVVINGEKLKITNLNKIYFPDELYTKGDVIDYYQKISTFILPYLKNRPESMNRHPNGINEKNFFQKNVKNMIPDWVKTIEVPSESKGSIKYLVCQNEPTLIYMANLGCIEINPWSSRIGSLDNPDYLIIDLDPLDVDFKLVTQTALTVKEVLDSAKIPAFIKTSGSKGLHILVPLGAKYSYETCKNFAHVICKIVNNRLPEITSLERSPKKRKNKVYLDYLQNNHGQTIAAPYCVRPRKGATVSTPLNWDEVNYDLNPKQFTIKNIFGRLEKKGDLLKGLLTHRGVNIEKSLKKLQV from the coding sequence ATGACACTGGAAAAATATAAAGAAAAAAGGAAATTCAATAAAACAACAGAACCAAAGGGTGAAAAAAAAATAGCTGCAAAAGAAGTACTAAGTTTTGTTGTTCATAAGCACGCAGCTTCACATTTGCATTATGATTTTCGTTTGCAAATTCAGGGTGTGCTTAAAAGCTGGGCCGTGCCAAAAGGCCCTTCAATGGATCCAAATGAAAAAAGGCTTGCCATCATAGTGGAAGACCATCCATTTGAATACAAGGATTTTGAAGGAATAATTCCTGAAGGAAATTATGGTGCAGGAGAAGTTTTAATTTGGGACCAAGGACATTTTTATATTAATAATGATTTACCAAAAAAGGAGAATGAAAACCTCTTTATAAAAGGATTCAGTAAAGGACGCATTTCCTTTTATTTGAAAGGAAAAAAATTGAAAGGAAAATTTTCACTAATAAAAATAGGAAAAAGAGGAGAAAATGCCTGGATGCTTGTAAAAGCGAAAGATGAATTCTCTGGAACAGACATACTTTCTCTTGATAAATCAGTAAGATCAGGCAAAAAAATTGAAGATATTGCAAAAGTAAACAAACAAAAATTAGAGAAAAAAATCAGAAAAAATAAATCGGTTAAACCTGCCATACTTCTTTCATCACACATTCAAAAAACAAGTGCTCCGTTTAATTCATCAAAAAGGAAAAAAGCAACAAAAATCACAATCCCTCCTGAAAACTGCTTACCCATGCTGGCAAGCTCTGTGGAACAGGCATTTAATAATGAAGATTGGATCTTTGAAATAAAATGGGACGGTTATCGGGCTATGGCGGCAATTCAAAAAGGCAAAATAAGGCTATATTCCAGAAACAAAAAATCTTTTAATCAAAAATTCCCTTCCATTAAAAATGCTCTTGAAACAATTCAGGACAATGCAGTTATTGATGGTGAAATTGTAGCATTAGATAAGCATGGAATGCCTTCTTTTCAACTTTTACAGAACTATAATGACACAGAGTTAAACCTTGTGTATTATGTTTTTGATATTCTCTGGCTCAATGGAGAAGACCTGAGAAATCTTCCTTTGATTGAAAGAAAAAAAATATTAAAACAAGTAATTGATACGGTTAAACACAATCAGATCTCTTTTAGTGATCATATCGAAGAAGATGGTGTTTTCTTTTTTAATGAGGTTGAGGAAAAGGGAATGGAAGGCATTATAGCAAAAAAAAAACAAGGGAAATATTATTCAGGCAAAAGAACCAGTGAATGGCTGAAAATTAAAACTCATTTGCGCCAGGAAGTAATAATTTGTGGATATACTGCGCCAAGAAAAAGCAGAAAACACTTTGGATCCCTTATTTTAGGTTTATATGAAAACGGGGAACTTAAATATGCAGGACATTCAGGAGGAGGATTTGATGAAAAATCGCTTAAAACAATAAAGGAGAAATTAGATAAAATCACCACTGATGTATCTCCCTTTAATCAAGTCCCAAAAACCAATACAAAAGCAACATGGGTTAAGCCAATGTTAGTAGGCGAGGTGAAATTTACTGAATGGACAAAGCAAGGACAAATGCGGCATCCCGTATTTTTAGGCTTGCGTGAAGATAAAACGGCAAGTGATGTTGAAAAGGAAAAAGAAATCCAGATGAAAGCAATTATAAAAAATAAAAAAAAGAAAGACAATACTATAAACAAAACTGCAACCGCTAGTAGGAAATCAATTAATAAGGAAGTTGTTATTAATGGTGAAAAGCTAAAAATAACAAATTTAAATAAAATCTATTTTCCTGATGAGCTGTATACTAAAGGAGATGTAATTGATTACTATCAAAAAATTTCAACATTCATTCTCCCATACTTGAAAAACCGTCCAGAATCAATGAACAGGCACCCAAACGGAATAAATGAGAAAAATTTTTTTCAAAAGAATGTAAAAAATATGATTCCAGATTGGGTAAAAACCATTGAAGTTCCTTCCGAATCAAAAGGAAGCATTAAATACCTGGTATGTCAAAATGAGCCAACCCTTATTTATATGGCCAATCTTGGTTGCATCGAAATTAATCCCTGGAGTTCAAGAATAGGATCTTTGGATAACCCTGATTACCTAATTATTGACCTTGATCCACTTGATGTGGATTTTAAGCTTGTAACTCAAACTGCCCTTACTGTAAAGGAAGTTCTTGATTCTGCAAAAATACCTGCATTCATTAAAACATCTGGATCAAAAGGTCTTCATATACTTGTTCCCTTAGGAGCCAAATATTCTTATGAAACTTGTAAAAATTTCGCACATGTAATTTGCAAAATTGTAAACAATCGTTTACCAGAAATTACTAGTCTGGAAAGAAGTCCAAAAAAAAGAAAAAACAAAGTATATCTTGACTATCTTCAAAACAATCATGGCCAAACCATTGCTGCTCCCTATTGCGTTAGACCAAGGAAGGGAGCAACGGTTTCTACACCTCTGAATTGGGATGAAGTAAATTATGATTTGAATCCCAAGCAATTCACCATTAAAAATATTTTTGGAAGACTGGAAAAAAAAGGAGATTTATTGAAGGGTTTATTAACACATAGGGGAGTTAATATAGAAAAAAGTTTGAAAAAACTGCAAGTTTAA
- a CDS encoding YihY/virulence factor BrkB family protein gives MGKKTGNVFIDMWDVIKGTIKRWNDSDPFRQSAIIAFYAIFSLPALLIIIIAIVGYFFGEEAVEGEISNEIASMLGKGTAESIEQMVAQAVQTESSTFAAMIGIGILLFGATAVFFQLQKSLNRIWGVRPRPEKAFMKYLKDRLFSFGLILAIGFLMLIFLLLSSLLTILGNWFQSRIPDFIYVIFHVLNFLVSFGVATILFALIFKILPDAVIKWKSVWVGAMVTAFLFELGKFLLSIYFSKATPESIYGGAGSIILILLWVSYVCMILFLGAEFTRQFAIKYGHGIKPKENAEIVEDINDPYFIE, from the coding sequence ATGGGTAAAAAAACCGGTAATGTTTTTATTGATATGTGGGATGTTATCAAAGGTACCATCAAAAGGTGGAATGATTCTGATCCCTTCAGACAGAGTGCCATTATTGCCTTTTATGCGATTTTTTCTCTGCCCGCCTTGCTTATTATAATTATTGCCATTGTAGGATATTTTTTTGGAGAAGAAGCAGTTGAAGGAGAGATTTCAAATGAAATAGCATCCATGCTAGGCAAAGGGACTGCTGAGAGCATTGAGCAAATGGTAGCCCAAGCAGTACAGACTGAAAGTTCTACTTTTGCTGCAATGATTGGAATTGGAATCCTTCTTTTTGGAGCCACAGCAGTTTTTTTTCAATTACAAAAATCACTGAACAGAATATGGGGAGTAAGGCCAAGACCAGAAAAAGCTTTTATGAAATATTTGAAGGATCGCTTGTTTTCATTTGGACTTATTTTAGCAATTGGCTTTCTAATGCTTATCTTCCTGTTATTAAGTTCTCTTCTAACTATCCTGGGAAACTGGTTTCAGTCACGAATTCCTGATTTCATATATGTCATCTTCCATGTGCTGAACTTCCTTGTTTCTTTTGGAGTCGCAACCATTTTATTTGCACTTATTTTTAAAATATTACCTGATGCAGTAATTAAATGGAAATCAGTGTGGGTTGGTGCAATGGTAACAGCCTTTTTATTTGAACTGGGTAAATTTTTATTAAGTATATATTTCAGTAAAGCTACACCTGAATCCATATATGGAGGAGCAGGATCAATAATACTTATTTTGCTTTGGGTATCTTATGTATGTATGATTTTGTTCCTGGGAGCTGAATTCACCAGGCAATTTGCAATTAAATACGGACATGGAATAAAACCAAAAGAAAATGCAGAAATTGTGGAAGATATTAATGACCCATATTTCATTGAATAA
- a CDS encoding Ku protein gives MRAIWSGAISFGLVNIPVKVYSATESVKLDFDMLDKNDLSPIRYARISTGSDKEIPYQDIVKGYKWDDRYIIVENEDFEKASPEKTKTIEIVDFVDESEIDSILYEKPYYLEPDKTAQRPYALLRQALQKSKKVGIALFVFRNKQHIGVVKPSGDVVVLNQIRFTDQIRSTEELNLPMDKLSKGKELEMALALIEQSSSEFNPQKYKDEYSRALLEMIEKKAKGKPIKAGKAKQPKPTDNNQLMNMLKASLAKRKKERSQQKQIKK, from the coding sequence ATGAGGGCAATTTGGTCAGGTGCTATAAGTTTTGGATTAGTAAATATACCTGTAAAGGTATACAGTGCCACAGAAAGTGTAAAGCTGGATTTTGATATGTTGGATAAGAATGACCTTTCCCCTATTAGGTATGCAAGGATTTCAACAGGTTCTGATAAGGAAATACCTTACCAGGATATTGTAAAAGGTTATAAATGGGATGACAGGTATATTATTGTTGAAAATGAAGATTTCGAAAAAGCCAGCCCTGAAAAAACAAAAACCATTGAAATAGTTGATTTCGTGGATGAATCAGAAATAGATTCCATTTTGTATGAAAAGCCCTATTACCTTGAACCTGATAAAACAGCCCAGAGGCCTTATGCATTGTTAAGGCAGGCCCTTCAAAAATCAAAAAAAGTGGGCATTGCACTATTTGTATTTCGTAACAAACAACATATTGGTGTTGTAAAACCATCAGGAGATGTAGTAGTATTGAATCAAATCAGGTTCACTGATCAAATAAGAAGTACTGAAGAATTAAACTTACCCATGGACAAACTCAGCAAGGGAAAGGAACTGGAAATGGCTCTTGCACTTATTGAGCAATCTAGTTCAGAGTTTAATCCCCAAAAATACAAAGATGAATATTCCCGGGCACTATTGGAAATGATTGAGAAAAAGGCAAAAGGCAAACCAATAAAAGCAGGCAAAGCAAAGCAACCCAAACCAACTGACAATAACCAATTAATGAATATGCTAAAGGCAAGCTTAGCAAAACGTAAAAAGGAACGGTCGCAACAAAAGCAAATAAAAAAATGA